The sequence below is a genomic window from Escherichia marmotae.
TACGCGTTCACCGTTACCGTTTATCCGTCGTTGCAGGATACTGCCCCGGACGCAGAGACAGACACCAGTGCAGCCGTACCGGCACAGGCCGTTGCTGTAACCGGTTCTCTGGGAGATACGCTGTCCTCTGTCTGGCAAACCGTAAAAGATGGCACTGCGGCGGCAACCGCCGTGATGGAAGCTGTAACCGGTGTCATCGATGATATCAGTGATGCGGTGGACAATCTGGGGGTTACGCAGACTGTCAGCGGTCTGATGGGATCGCTTTCTGCGATGAAAGGCTCTGTGACCAGCCTGATTAACCAGCCTGCCATGCTGGCCTCCTCGCTGATGGGGGCGCTGTCCGGCGTTTCATCGTTATGCGATACCCGGACAGCATTTTCCACATGGAACCGTCTGGCGCAGCGATTCGAACGTCGCCATGCCGCCACCGCAGGCAGACAGGGGACAATCACAACCTCGTACAACAGTCCGGTTGCAGAAAAAAATATTGCCACACTGAACTACGTCATGCTGGCAGCGGCGCAGACATACCGGGCAGAAGCTGCCAGCCAGGCACTGACTGCGGCACTGGATTTCAGTCGCCGGATGGATAATGCCGCCCGTGCACCTGTACTGGATGCCCCGTCCACCACAACCGGCACAGCCAGCGGGGCCAGCAGCACATCTGCTACCGTCACACAGGGACAGTTACAGTTAACTGCCATAACCCCGGACGGCGGCTTTTCACAGGTATCCTTTTCAGACAGTGGTACAGCCACGCCCCCGGTATTTGAAAGTGTGTCCGATATCGGAAAAACAGCCGCCATGCTGGGGGCTGCACTGGATACCGTCATTCTGACGGCATCTGAGCAGGGCTTTTCGACAGACAGCGTTCAGCTTACGCAACTGCGTCTGCTGGTTGTTGCCGACCTGGAAAAACGCGGGCTGCAACTGGCGGGCAGTGAAACGCACCGCCTGCCGGAGACGATGCCTGCAATGGTGGCCCTGTACCGTTACACAGGAAACAGCCGGAACTGGCAACGGCTGGCCCGCAGGAACGGTATCAGCAACCCGTTGTTTGTTCCCGGTGGCGTCAGTATTGAGGTGATTAATGAGTAATACCGTCACGCTGCGAACGGATGGCAGGCTTTTTACCGGCTGGACGTCAGTCTCTGTCACCCACTCTATTGAATCCGTAGCCGGATATTTTGAGCTGGGGGTGAACGTGCCACCGGGCACGGATTTATCCGGGCTGGCACCGGGGAAGAAGTTCACGCTCGAAATCGAGGGGCAGATTGTCTGCACCGGTTATATCGATTCACGGCGACGCCAGATGACCGCTGACAGTATGAAAATCACTGTCGCCGGACGTGACAAAACGGCTGACCTGATTGACTGTGCTGCCGTTTACAGTGGCGGACAGTGGAAAAACCGCACACTGGAGCAGATTGCGCGTGACCTGTGCGCCCCTTATGGCGTTACTGTTCGCTGGGAGCTTTCCGATAAGGAAAGTTCGGCAGTTTTTCCCGGCTTCACGCTGGACCATTCAGAAACCGTTTATGAGGCGCTGGTGCGTGCCTCCCGCGCA
It includes:
- a CDS encoding DNA circularization protein, producing the protein MFEDALNAVNAVRDKTGGGRKTTGKGTFRNVPFLVIEEQKQAGGRRLVKREYPLRDTGGVNDLGKKLRSRTFSACILNSNAETARDEAGALMDALDAPGSGELVHPDFGTVDVMVDSWECRTKADELNYYAFTVTVYPSLQDTAPDAETDTSAAVPAQAVAVTGSLGDTLSSVWQTVKDGTAAATAVMEAVTGVIDDISDAVDNLGVTQTVSGLMGSLSAMKGSVTSLINQPAMLASSLMGALSGVSSLCDTRTAFSTWNRLAQRFERRHAATAGRQGTITTSYNSPVAEKNIATLNYVMLAAAQTYRAEAASQALTAALDFSRRMDNAARAPVLDAPSTTTGTASGASSTSATVTQGQLQLTAITPDGGFSQVSFSDSGTATPPVFESVSDIGKTAAMLGAALDTVILTASEQGFSTDSVQLTQLRLLVVADLEKRGLQLAGSETHRLPETMPAMVALYRYTGNSRNWQRLARRNGISNPLFVPGGVSIEVINE